The Kitasatospora setae KM-6054 genome contains a region encoding:
- a CDS encoding WXG100 family type VII secretion target: protein MDLIGDIKHLAGDAVKVVEDVVMAPAEIAHWALSKMFGDADAELNKIAQELAELGKQVDALGRDVSSVLGSLHWHGRAADAFTAHAQGRVRELNTVADELGQLSGSVKQLANVL from the coding sequence ATGGATCTGATCGGAGACATCAAGCACCTCGCCGGTGACGCGGTCAAGGTCGTCGAGGACGTCGTGATGGCGCCCGCCGAGATCGCGCACTGGGCGCTCAGCAAGATGTTCGGCGACGCCGACGCCGAACTGAACAAGATCGCCCAGGAGCTGGCCGAACTGGGCAAGCAGGTCGACGCCCTCGGCCGCGACGTCAGCTCGGTCCTCGGCAGCCTGCACTGGCACGGCCGCGCCGCCGACGCCTTCACCGCGCACGCCCAGGGCCGGGTCCGCGAGCTGAACACCGTCGCGGACGAGCTGGGCCAGCTCAGCGGCTCGGTCAAGCAGCTCGCCAACGTCCTGTAA
- a CDS encoding NlpC/P60 family protein, which produces MTGNQFGFQAGELQKIQRDFEQVNQRMEEMTGKIGHIKATIAKAAATDVLSGWIMGVLGAGKILAEVTKDVHDIHSRAEALAKSKEKLTKELGEDVAKIRKMIAAYEEVERKIAEDLKRKHQEQAKPPAPKKPSPSTGIDGTGNGGGTHKPQPQPQPPSPSTGIDGGGDGGTGTVTGGPGGKHDGPSIKDRSTGDWQTHMINGKGWDDWSRDRNGRISKVHLKNGQGKGVLAKPNLAGVSAERQAIVGRALERAEHKLGYSQGAVTNGYRVDCSGLVSCAWGLPGPGLDTHGLMRSSVSHHIGKDDLKPGDAMIAGDHTVLFGGWTDSSHTSYIGIEDSGDAGMVSRKIPYPYFHGGNAYQPYRRNGVE; this is translated from the coding sequence ATGACGGGGAACCAGTTCGGCTTCCAGGCCGGTGAACTGCAGAAGATCCAGCGCGACTTCGAGCAGGTCAACCAGCGCATGGAGGAGATGACCGGGAAGATCGGCCACATCAAGGCGACCATCGCGAAGGCGGCGGCCACCGACGTCCTCTCCGGCTGGATCATGGGGGTCCTCGGCGCGGGGAAGATCCTGGCCGAGGTCACCAAGGACGTGCACGACATCCACTCCCGCGCCGAGGCCCTGGCCAAGAGCAAGGAGAAGCTCACCAAGGAGCTCGGCGAGGACGTCGCGAAGATCAGGAAGATGATCGCCGCGTACGAGGAGGTCGAGCGGAAGATCGCCGAGGACCTCAAGCGCAAGCACCAGGAACAGGCCAAGCCGCCGGCGCCGAAGAAGCCCTCGCCCAGCACCGGGATCGACGGGACCGGCAACGGCGGTGGCACCCACAAGCCGCAGCCGCAGCCGCAGCCGCCGTCCCCCTCCACCGGCATCGACGGCGGAGGCGACGGCGGCACCGGCACGGTCACCGGAGGCCCGGGCGGCAAGCACGACGGCCCGAGCATCAAGGACCGGTCGACCGGCGACTGGCAGACCCACATGATCAACGGCAAGGGCTGGGACGACTGGAGCCGGGACAGGAACGGCCGGATCAGCAAGGTCCACCTGAAGAACGGCCAGGGCAAGGGCGTCCTCGCCAAGCCCAACCTGGCCGGCGTCTCGGCCGAGCGCCAGGCCATCGTCGGACGCGCGCTGGAGCGCGCCGAGCACAAGCTCGGCTACAGCCAGGGCGCCGTCACCAACGGCTACCGGGTGGACTGCTCGGGCCTGGTCTCCTGCGCCTGGGGCCTGCCGGGCCCCGGCCTCGACACCCACGGCCTGATGAGGAGCAGCGTCTCGCACCACATCGGCAAGGACGACCTCAAGCCGGGCGACGCGATGATCGCCGGCGACCACACCGTCCTGTTCGGCGGCTGGACGGACTCCTCGCACACCAGCTACATCGGCATCGAGGACAGCGGCGACGCGGGCATGGTCTCCCGGAAGATCCCCTACCCGTACTTCCACGGCGGCAACGCCTACCAGCCGTACCGGCGCAACGGCGTCGAGTGA
- a CDS encoding alpha/beta fold hydrolase, producing the protein MTSTATTTTATVAYRTAGPADSAAPALVLVHGTGFGADGTFGHLVRHFDADRRVVLPDFAGCGETVDDGGELTAELLAGQIIAVIEAEGGAPVDLVGFSLGAVVSATVAALRPDLVRRLVLTAGWARPDHLYLHTHMTTWAGLKDDPTAFGRFGTLTAFSPEFMTVLGPDALAGIIAGNRPSEGALRHIDLNLRADLRPLLPRITAETLVIGCTKDGTVPFALTRELADALPAARFEALESGHVVVYEQPDAFVGLVRAFTA; encoded by the coding sequence GTGACCAGCACCGCCACCACCACCACCGCCACCGTGGCGTACCGCACCGCCGGCCCGGCCGACAGTGCGGCGCCGGCCCTGGTGCTGGTGCACGGCACCGGCTTCGGCGCCGACGGCACCTTCGGCCACCTCGTCCGGCACTTCGACGCCGACCGCCGGGTGGTGCTGCCGGACTTCGCGGGGTGCGGCGAGACCGTCGACGACGGCGGGGAGCTGACGGCGGAGCTGCTGGCGGGCCAGATCATCGCGGTGATCGAGGCCGAGGGCGGCGCGCCGGTCGACCTGGTGGGGTTCTCGCTGGGCGCGGTGGTCTCCGCGACGGTGGCGGCGCTCCGCCCGGACCTGGTGCGCCGGCTGGTCCTGACCGCCGGCTGGGCCCGCCCGGACCACCTCTACCTGCACACCCACATGACCACCTGGGCCGGCCTGAAGGACGACCCGACCGCGTTCGGCCGGTTCGGCACCCTGACGGCGTTCAGCCCCGAGTTCATGACCGTGCTGGGCCCGGACGCGCTGGCCGGCATCATCGCGGGCAACCGGCCGTCCGAGGGCGCGCTGCGCCACATCGACCTGAACCTGCGCGCCGACCTGCGCCCGCTGCTGCCCCGGATCACCGCCGAGACCCTGGTGATCGGCTGCACCAAGGACGGCACCGTCCCCTTCGCGCTGACCCGCGAGCTCGCCGACGCCCTGCCCGCCGCCCGCTTCGAGGCGCTGGAGAGCGGCCACGTGGTGGTGTACGAGCAGCCCGACGCCTTCGTCGGCCTGGTCCGCGCGTTCACCGCCTGA
- a CDS encoding TetR/AcrR family transcriptional regulator, whose protein sequence is MTQPAPTRRGMPEKRAAIVRAARTVFGREGFTRCSVDAIAAEAGVSKRTVYNHFTDKEQLFQTVILEGATEVAEDHARIADRHFRKVVDLRADLVDFAMDRVAGLSSFAEHWALVRTIESEATHINPAVLEAWQEAGPRESHRELTRRIGELAERGLLDVEDAGRAAGHFNQLAFMAVAQLTFYGALPVPGAEAAEIVSSGVDAFLKIYRPAA, encoded by the coding sequence GTGACCCAGCCCGCCCCCACCCGCCGCGGCATGCCCGAGAAGCGCGCCGCCATCGTCCGCGCCGCCCGCACGGTCTTCGGCCGCGAGGGCTTCACCCGGTGCAGCGTGGACGCCATCGCCGCCGAGGCCGGGGTCTCCAAGCGCACCGTCTACAACCACTTCACGGACAAGGAGCAGCTGTTCCAGACCGTGATCCTGGAGGGCGCCACCGAGGTCGCCGAGGACCACGCGCGGATCGCCGACCGGCACTTCCGCAAGGTGGTCGACCTGCGCGCGGACCTGGTGGACTTCGCGATGGACCGGGTGGCCGGCCTGTCCTCGTTCGCCGAGCACTGGGCGCTGGTGCGCACCATCGAGTCCGAGGCCACCCACATCAACCCGGCCGTCCTGGAGGCGTGGCAGGAGGCCGGGCCGCGCGAGTCGCACCGCGAGCTGACCCGCCGGATCGGCGAGCTGGCCGAGCGGGGACTGCTCGACGTCGAGGACGCGGGCCGGGCGGCCGGCCACTTCAACCAGCTGGCGTTCATGGCGGTCGCCCAGCTCACCTTCTACGGCGCGCTGCCGGTGCCCGGGGCGGAGGCCGCCGAGATCGTCAGCTCCGGCGTGGACGCGTTCCTGAAGATCTACCGCCCCGCCGCCTGA
- a CDS encoding PGPGW domain-containing protein, with product MSEQRRRAGFEADPTAVHPVARVAFGVAGAALIVVGVVLLVLPGPGMLLLLAGMVLVARAVPAFARYVEPVRAKAMQGVEASVASGWRIAGSVLAGLGLVAAGVVAVAVPTLPLAGWATGASLVLSGLILLGLLAWSHRRVHGRR from the coding sequence ATGAGCGAGCAGCGGCGGCGGGCGGGATTCGAGGCGGACCCGACGGCGGTCCACCCGGTGGCCCGGGTGGCCTTCGGGGTGGCGGGCGCGGCGTTGATCGTGGTGGGCGTGGTGCTGCTGGTGCTGCCCGGCCCCGGCATGCTGCTCCTGCTGGCCGGCATGGTGCTGGTCGCCCGCGCGGTCCCGGCCTTCGCCCGGTACGTCGAACCCGTCCGGGCCAAGGCCATGCAGGGCGTCGAGGCGAGCGTCGCCTCGGGCTGGCGGATCGCCGGCTCGGTCCTCGCCGGACTCGGCCTGGTCGCGGCGGGCGTCGTCGCCGTTGCCGTCCCCACCCTGCCGCTGGCCGGCTGGGCGACCGGCGCGAGCCTGGTCCTCTCCGGGCTGATCCTGCTCGGCCTGCTGGCCTGGAGCCACCGCCGGGTGCACGGACGGCGCTGA
- a CDS encoding DUF2236 domain-containing protein, whose product MTPPARDAFAALVLHRRPQRARVGLTLGFVRTFAVPGIAEVLAGTGRLAEAPKARAKATGAMMFALIGHGVDSPAGRGIVAELAAMHRLPGVDDELMRYVLACFTVCPVDFAGGTRAERDAATAFAADLAAALRIPPLPDDARGWMRGFETAGFAPSDAGRALWRAVAPLFAARLPGPLARHAPAFGAALLDAPLRAAFALPRPPLPLRAAAGLAFRLMR is encoded by the coding sequence GTGACCCCGCCGGCCCGGGACGCCTTCGCCGCCCTCGTCCTGCACCGCCGCCCGCAGCGCGCCCGGGTCGGCCTCACGCTCGGCTTCGTCCGCACCTTCGCCGTCCCCGGGATCGCCGAAGTCCTGGCCGGTACGGGCCGGTTGGCCGAAGCGCCGAAGGCCCGGGCGAAGGCCACCGGCGCCATGATGTTCGCCCTGATCGGCCACGGCGTGGACAGCCCGGCCGGGCGCGGCATCGTCGCCGAACTCGCCGCGATGCACCGGCTGCCCGGCGTGGACGACGAACTGATGCGCTACGTGCTGGCCTGCTTCACCGTCTGCCCGGTCGACTTCGCCGGCGGCACCCGCGCCGAACGCGACGCCGCCACCGCGTTCGCCGCCGACCTCGCCGCCGCCCTCCGGATCCCCCCGCTCCCCGACGACGCCCGCGGCTGGATGCGCGGGTTCGAGACCGCCGGGTTCGCCCCCAGCGACGCCGGCCGCGCGCTCTGGCGGGCCGTCGCCCCGCTGTTCGCCGCCCGGCTCCCCGGCCCGCTCGCCCGGCACGCCCCCGCCTTCGGCGCCGCCCTCCTCGACGCCCCCCTCCGCGCGGCCTTCGCCCTGCCCCGCCCGCCCCTCCCGCTCCGCGCGGCGGCGGGCCTGGCCTTCCGGCTGATGCGCTAG
- a CDS encoding MAB_1171c family putative transporter, whose translation MSELPYDLVYLGIGSAAWLVAALKFRAWRRDPSFGLLVVALAIASPSTAFLLASPLLYRAVGHLTGVGNLATLLVYLGIVGFSAAAVVLALLWAPPDERADTRMWAPLDGRLRQRVRRRAAGFAALVPVLAALFLAGGPYRPETPLTFDTTFAPRAATALFLVLYQGVFAYALVDIGRVCLGHAARLPDGWLRRGIRLIALGALTACGYVLCKIAAIGLAYAGAAGTEWLSTALGPAFAALGAIGITCGFAGPAGAAWAVRRRDFRALRPLWDLVYRADRRLALEGPPSPAWRERLAVRDLEWRTTRRGLEIRDGQLTLRPFVDPAAVHAADRLAGRAALAPGHRDALVVAAALRSAVTALGAGAVPRPREEQPALPGLDTAPDEERAHLVLVAAYLRSPLLDRALEPRG comes from the coding sequence ATGTCTGAACTGCCCTACGACCTGGTCTACCTGGGCATCGGCTCGGCCGCCTGGCTGGTCGCCGCGCTGAAGTTCCGGGCCTGGCGGCGCGACCCGTCCTTCGGCCTGCTGGTCGTCGCCCTCGCGATCGCCTCTCCGTCCACCGCCTTCCTGCTGGCCTCCCCGCTGCTGTACCGGGCGGTCGGGCACCTCACCGGCGTCGGCAACCTCGCCACCCTCCTCGTCTACCTCGGCATCGTCGGCTTCTCGGCCGCCGCCGTCGTCCTCGCCCTGCTCTGGGCCCCGCCCGACGAGCGCGCCGACACCCGGATGTGGGCCCCGCTGGACGGCCGGCTCCGGCAGCGGGTGCGCCGCCGCGCGGCCGGCTTCGCCGCGCTGGTGCCCGTCCTCGCCGCGCTCTTCCTGGCCGGCGGCCCGTACCGGCCGGAGACCCCGCTCACCTTCGACACCACCTTCGCCCCGCGCGCCGCCACCGCCCTGTTCCTCGTCCTCTACCAGGGCGTGTTCGCCTACGCGCTGGTCGACATCGGACGGGTCTGCCTCGGCCACGCCGCCCGCCTCCCGGACGGCTGGCTGCGCCGCGGCATCCGGCTGATCGCCCTCGGCGCGCTCACCGCCTGCGGCTACGTGCTGTGCAAGATCGCCGCGATCGGCCTCGCGTACGCGGGCGCCGCCGGCACCGAGTGGCTCAGCACCGCGCTCGGCCCGGCCTTCGCCGCGCTCGGCGCGATCGGCATCACCTGCGGCTTCGCCGGGCCGGCCGGCGCCGCCTGGGCCGTCCGCCGCCGCGACTTCCGCGCGCTGCGCCCGCTCTGGGACCTCGTCTACCGGGCCGACCGCCGGCTCGCCCTGGAGGGCCCGCCCTCCCCCGCCTGGCGCGAACGCCTCGCCGTGCGCGACCTGGAGTGGCGCACCACCCGGCGCGGCCTGGAGATCCGCGACGGCCAGCTGACCCTCCGCCCGTTCGTCGACCCGGCCGCCGTGCACGCCGCCGACCGGCTGGCCGGCCGCGCCGCGCTCGCCCCCGGCCACCGCGACGCCCTGGTGGTCGCCGCCGCGCTGCGCTCCGCCGTCACCGCCCTCGGCGCCGGCGCCGTGCCCCGCCCCCGCGAGGAGCAGCCCGCCCTGCCCGGACTGGACACCGCCCCGGACGAGGAGCGCGCCCACCTCGTCCTGGTCGCCGCCTACCTGCGCTCCCCGCTGCTGGACCGCGCCCTGGAACCCCGCGGGTGA